The following proteins are co-located in the Pochonia chlamydosporia 170 chromosome 6, whole genome shotgun sequence genome:
- a CDS encoding thiopurine S-methyltransferase family protein (similar to Metarhizium robertsii ARSEF 23 XP_007821366.1), whose translation MANSAPEPPGRLIAHFTERYIRSRAQQSGGWHDLWESNQSDLWDRGYPNPALIDFAETKSDLLYVPAGRRPRALIPGCGKGYDVAMLALHGFDVWGLEVSATGAQEARDYAARELAEPQEYNFGSSHLPDAQPGTVTIIAGDFFVRDWEQTLPQEGFEGFDLIYDYTFLCALLPEMRKDWGRRMRELVAPTGILVCLEFPMYKDLTAVGPPWGLNGVHWNILAAGEDGMIRETGEETGGENGPFKRVLYYKPARSYPAGKGTDMISVWRPQ comes from the exons ATGGCCAACTCTGCCCCGGAACCGCCCGGCCGTCTTATCGCCCACTTCACCGAAAG ATACATTAGATCCCGCGCCCAGCAAAGTGGTGGATGGCACGATCTATGGGAGTCCAATCAAAGCGATCTCTGGGATCGCGGCTATCCAAACCCTGCACTCATAGACTTTGCGGAGACCAAGTCAGATCTCCTGTATGTTCCTGCGGGACGACGCCCCCGTGCGCTCATACCT GGCTGTGGCAAAGGCTACGATGTCGCCATGCTGGCATTGCACGGCTTCGACGTCTGGGGCCTTGAAGTCTCTGCAACAGGTGCCCAGGAAGCCCGTGACTACGCAGCAAGGGAACTAGCCGAACCGCAAGAATACAACTTTGGCAGCAGTCATCTCCCTGATGCGCAGCCCGGTACAGTCACCATCATCGCAGGTGATTTCTTCGTCCGCGACTGGGAGCAGACGCTGCCCCAAGAGGGTTTTGAAGGTTTCGACTTGATTTACGACTATACG TTCCTCTGTGCGCTCTTACCTGAGATGCGAAAGGACTGGGGTCGACGCATGCGGGAACTTGTTGCGCCAACGGGCATCTTGGTGTGCCTCGAGTTTCCCATGTATAAGGATCTTACGGCGGTTGGTCCGCCCTGGGGTCTCAACGGGGTTCATTGGAATATTCTTGCTGCgggtgaagatgggatgATCCGGGAGACGGGggaggagactggaggagaGAATGGTCCGTTTAAGCGGGTTTTGTATTATAAGCCGGCGAGATCGTATCCTGCTGGGAAGGGTACGGACATGATTAGTGTGTGGAGGCCTCAGTGA